Below is a genomic region from Populus trichocarpa isolate Nisqually-1 chromosome 15, P.trichocarpa_v4.1, whole genome shotgun sequence.
ggcCAATATACTTAGAAATATTACACTGTTGTACGACTTCTTGTGAAGTTTATAAGACTTGAAAGCTCAATTTATTATGAACTATTCCAATTACTTGACATCCATTCCTGTCCCCTTTATTGTTGCAGAGatggatattaaaaaaaaaaaaaaaaaccggatactttcttttccatttatatTTTAGCGAATTAGCTGGGAAAAAATACAGGCGCAAGACAGGGCAAATTTATGCCCAAGTGTTTCTTTACAACAAATTCATAGGCCTGTGAGATTCAAAATCTAGATAATCTGCATTTGCCTGCCCATTATAACCATACACATCAAAAACCTTGTCCTCTGAAGGCATATTCCCGCCTTCTCGTCCTCTATAGCCCTCCATTGGTGATGATGCCCAAGGGGCTGGAGTTGAAGGGTTGGAGCTAGTGGCCTCTTGATTTAAACCGAAAGTGCTTGGATTCTGGGGAGAATAATTTCCTGCGGGCCTTCTGTTGGAGGAATTGGCTGTTGTCAGAGAAATAGATACtgattgctgctgctgctgctggttcTTCATTGGTGACTTGGGACGTAGAGCCTCTATATCAGGAGTAGTCACAACAAGATGAGGTGCCTCGGCAGGAGGATTTCTTCCACCCCCACCTTGCCAAACTTTACCATCCTTGTCAGAAAAATTCTTGATGTATGCCTGAAAGTTACCAAATCTAGGTTAGCAAACCAAGAGAACTAGAATGACAAGCATGAACAAAGTGCTCATGTTTATTAAACAAGTATCAGATaagtaataatattcaaaattgCTATTCCATTGCACAAGTGAAAACTTAGATTGTTGGTCAGCTTCACTAAGACAGTCCACGTGAAGAGCAAATGAGTGTTGCATTAGAAGTAATCATGTGTTTGAAAGATATTGTACCTCagaattaaaatttgatgaagATAATCCTTTACCAACAGTCAGCCACCCAGACCGAATATTGTGATCTTCACCAAAGAGCTCAAGCCTTCTGCGGCCTAGAGAGAAATGCTCAATTATCCGATACATGTCTTCAGGCTTTTGAGTTGAACCTGCAATTCCAATAGCGTAAAAAACACTAATAAGGCTCACAGTGTCCACCTGTTCAAGGTGATGATTTACAACAGTCCTGTAAAGTTCCAATTGAAGGAAGTATAGTAAATGTCATTTATGTCAGGTATTATTACAAatgaaataagaacaaaaaatgagGAATGAATGCGTGCATTACTAAAGCCTTTACTATAATGTGATAACAGACAGACAAATAGCAGTAAACAAGAAAGTTATGAGTTTAAATGAGTTTAAATGGACTAAGACAAACCAGAGCCAAGAATTCCAACAAGGAATTATACTGACCGTATGGAGGTTCCTCAGCAATAATTACATCAGTATCGATGTTAGCATGGATTATGTGACCATCTGTGCTGCGGCGAACTGTTCCTCTTATGCCCATCAAGCAGTGTTCCTTCATTTCAAGGACAAGGCAATAAACAGTCaaggataaaaacaaatgcacttgtGTGTCGAACTCAGGGAAAGCTGCCCACTTTTACAAAgcagaagaaaaatcaaataccaACCTTTGAATGCTGAAACAAAGTATGAGAATCATGTCGCAGCCCTGGAGTTGCATTGCTTTTGTTGGTCTTCACCCAACAAATATCCTCACATCTCCGAAATCCCCACTGCAGTATTGAAAAACTGacttaaaaagtataaaatatgaatgactTTACAGCAGATGATATGGGCgaagccaaaaagaaaaaaccaagctaCTGTAAAATTATAGATCTGAAGTTACAACTGATTGTACAGAGCATATATGAGTGgcggaagaaaataaaagggtaaGATATTGTCAGATTCTAAATCTAATGGCTTAATTAATACCTTCTTTAAACATTGTCGGCCTTGCTCAAGACCAACACCATCACCCACCCAGAGGAAGATAAAAGAAGGTGTATCAGCTATTGCCTGTAATcacatggagaaaaaaaaaagctttagatAAGTCAAGAGAAACAGGAAATATATCATCTATTACAAAAGAACAAGAAGCTCATATCTACACTTTGTACATTAGCAACTGATGGCCCTGGATGCCAatatgaataacctttgcactCCAACTGTGCTTTAATGGCATGTGATTACTCTTTAGCAAGTAGAGCAATTAATACTTAATCGAGGATATGAAAATACAACTCATTTTCTATGGAAAGGCAACTGCAATGAAAAGAGTGGAAACAGAATACCTCAATCTTAAGATTTAGTATTTCTTCATATGTCCAATACTCCATATGGTCAGCAACACCAGGGGCTCGGTGAACATATTCCTCCCATGGAGGGTCCAccaaaataacatcaaacttGGTTCCAAAGAACTCTGGAGACAGCTCAAACTCATGCAGGTCGCATTTCATGTACATGGGAGGAGAAGCAGATTTAGCCACAATCTCATCCTTTTTCTGTATAAGCTCCCTAAGCTTGGGGTAATCCTCTACAACACTGGTCAGCTCCAGCTCTCTGATAAAGTTCTGGGGTCGCATACCAGTATCAACAAAATTTTGCGAGTAATCATTCTGTTCTCCTCTTGAAGGGGCTTTGCCTGGAGGACCATTATTTCTAGGAGGAACCCAACCCCCAGCACTTTTATCTGGTGGTGTTCCTCGTCCTACTGGTCCAGAAGCATTAAAACCAGGACCAGATATGCTCGGAGGCACTCCCCTTCCAGGTCCTGCTTGATTAAAAAAGATAGCAGGGTTTGATGGAGGAGTTCCCATGTTAGGGGAAAATCTTGGGGCTGCTGGCCCAGGAGGAACAGCAGAGAGAACAGGGGGGACACCTAGCATATTCATCTCCACACCTCGGGCGCCAGCCCAAACAACTGGTGGAGAAAATGGTGGAATGAAGACACCTGGACTAATTGGAGGACCTGGAGCAGGTGACATACTAGGAGCAAGTGGCTGAAGTGCTCCTGGATGTGGCATTCCAAGATGCCCAAAAGGTGATCCCATTAAAGGCAATGGGAGTCCAACTTGTTGATTATCTCTCCCAGCAGGCCTCACCCTTCCTCCTCTCCCTACTCTGCTCCCTTTTAATCCCTGTAGAGGACCTCTGCCAAAGGAGCCTGAATCCTGGTTTCCATATGGAGGCTGTGAACCACTGCTCGAACTTTGACCGCCACCACCGTGACTGGGCATGGCCCCTTTCTGGCCTCTTCCTTTCCCTCCATGGTACTCAATGTCATCCCTCCAAGAACTCGGATCTCGCATAGGTGCATCATCATCCATGTACTTTTCCTTTGAGTCTCCAACAAAAGGTGAGTCATTCCTTCTTGCCCTTTCATCTTGCATATATGCCCACTCTTCTGTGTTTGGTGCTGATCTTCCATCAGATTGCTGATTGGCCTCAATCCTCCTAGCAAAGTTGGATCTGGACTCTGGTCGTCCATGATCAAGAGGGACCTCTATCACATCGTAATTATCATTTGAAATGCCAAAATTCGATGAGGTTTTCACAGCTTCACCCCTGCTTCGACCATGAGGTCTTTCATTGTCATTCCTTTCACGACCATGTCTTGGCTCCCAGTCTTTGCTACGATCATAAGCAATGTCCCCGTCTTTAGGCTCTCTATCATTCCCAGAGGATTGCCTTCTTTTCCAGTTCTCTTTGGAACTTTCCCTGTCCCTATTCCTGTCATTCCAGCTGTCATCCCTGCCTTTTGATCTGTCATCCCTGTAGCCATCCTTTTCTTGATCCTTCCGTCTCATGTCAACATTTCTTTCATACTCTATTTCAGATTGTTGCAAATCTTGATGACGCCTAATGCCTCTCTCGGGAGTCTTGGACCTGTTAGAGCGCCCTACCTCTCTTGCACCTTTATCTCTAGTCCAAGTGTTACCATCTTCTTCTGCATTGGAGGACCTTTCATGGCTTTCAGCAACATCTCTTCTGGTGGGAGTTCTCTGCTCTCGGTGCTTCTCAATTGTCTCCCGACCTGATCTATCTTCACGGGTAAGAGGACTAGCCCTATTATCCTCTTCAGCGGTTTCTGACCTGCCTTTACTCTTATACTTCTCCCTCTCTGCCTCGACTCTTCTGTCATCTCTGTTGCTAGTTTTGACGCCCTTTTCACTGTTTGAATCCAAACCTCTGCTTTTGCTCTCGCTGGGTTCGTTTCTGGCACTTCTTTCTTTAGACTCGTACTTGGAATCAGACACCTTTCCACTTCTGGGACCAGGCTTCTCAGAAAGAGTTTCTTCAGCTTTCCTGTTGGAGTCAGATTCATCACCCCTTCTCCTCGAGTTTTTCCCTGCCTCAGCGGAACTGTGACCTTTCTCTCGGCTGCTATCCTTCCTTTCTGAATATCTAGTATCTCTATCTAGTGCCTTCTCATTCTCTCCGTCATAGGATCTTTCTTCTTTACTTTTAATTGCAGTACGGGAACCCTCATGCTTTGAGATCTTCGATGTCAATTTTCTTCTCTCGCTTTCATCAGGCTGAACATGGCCTTTACTCACAGACTTGTCTCCTCCACCCTGCTTGTTGTCTAATTCTCCATCCTGATACCAACTGCTCAACTTTTCCAAACTACTTTCATCTTGctttttcttcaattgcttGGAGCGCGTGTCTTTTCTTGTCTCGTAATCATCTTCATCACTGCCTGCTTTGATAGACACAGCGCTGCTGCAGCCACCGCCCCTCTTACGAGAATCACTCCTGTCCCCAGTAGAACTTCTCCTTCTCCCACTGCCATCAAATCCTTCAGCATCATCCCCAGAGGTGGACTTCCTAGACTTGGTTGACCTGTGTTTCCTCTTATCACTTCCATCCCACTCGTCATCATCCCCACCCCTATCACTCTTGACATCTGAGCTATCTTCTGCATCCCGTTTCGCATAACTACGACTAGAACGTTCAGGCGGCGACtccatggaaataaaaaaaagctactgaagaataaaccataaaaaataacagggAAATTAAAGGATTGAACTTTGAGATTCAAGTCAACAGTCAATGTGAATAGTTCACTCAACAGAAACAAACAATCTCTAGTAGTAACGAATGGCAAGAAGCGGCCAAGCCAAGTCAAGGAGGTtcaataatactaataataataataaaatcagggTTTAacctattataaaaaagaaaagatttttcTAAGTGagaataaataatgtttattcaAATCGAAACAGagcttaaaaatacaaaaaaaaataaaaataaaaaataggagcATTGCAATGAATGGATGAAGAGGAAAATCCGAcaattaagagttaatttgggttAAAGAAGTAAGTACCTGATGAATTGAATGAAGGTTTAGTGATTTTGTTGAAGTAATTGATTCATTGGTGTAATAGACATAGAAACCACCCTAAACCCTATCCtaccttctctctctttctctgagattgagatttcaacagaaaaaagaaaggagaaagaaatagGGTTTTTCCTCCTTTAGCTGGAGCTGGAGGTGGCGATGGAGAACAGAAGATGGATATGCCACGACTCCCAACTTTGTTTGACGTCGGTATCTATGGGCCGGGCAGTTTTTAAAGAGGCTTCATACGAGTTTAAATGGGCTTTCCTTTGTTTTACTAAAGCCCATAGTGGATACAGCTTGCTTGTTTCAGAATAATTGATTAATGATTTCTGGTATTATATATAGTAAACGAAATCAttatgataatattgatgagcAATCAATTAATTGCATTTGCCTGTTTCAGTAGAAGAAGAATATCCTTATCCACCCCCCGATTGCGCATACAACTCTCTCCATGCTTTCCCTGTTGTCCACAttcttaaacaattaaaaaaaatatacaaaaaaaaaaatggttttattgATATGCATAATCAcaataatatgaaatattaaattgaacCTAAATAGAAAGAACTTATATAtagaataaactaaaaaaaaaataaaaatattaatctactcTTTCGCATTGAACACCGTGGCGgccctaaaaaaatcattgaaaagaacACATtctagcatcttgttctttgataTAGaaaggtcttgtttaaggagttgtCACATAATATTATGGTCATTAAGAACTCTAATTGATCAATAGAGATTCTATGATACGAAACTGGTTACGTGaaggggaagatattatcatccCTTAAATGTCCTGcctgaggcaggctgcattgctggttttgtcttaaattgctaaaagttTGTTAGTTTATGCTATGATAGTTTGATTGTAATATTCGtaactctagcgtcagtgaatattcaattACAGATACTTCCAACTCcagcgttggtaaatattacgtagcaaaaaaaacaaaacgtatgatattcctgactctaacgttagtgaataaaccaataaaataaatttaaatcagtgcatgcatatttttgtttgtttatttttctctaagaaaaaaacatataatacaCCAGATTTGCATTTCACAGtaaaaaatcatagattaaTTATACAgtgaaataactaaaaaaaatatgatggacctacaaataaattcaaaaggatCCATGattctttttggaatttttttttgggactGGATCTAAGCCAGCCCGTAAGGACTAGGCTGGACCCAGATGACCTGGCCCGATCATTGCCCAAACCAGTGACCGGGCTGGGCAAAGCAGCACGTGTGCGCTAATTCACTGCTTGTTGCTACAGTGTtcagtgaattaaaattcacttgaatAGTCCAATgtgaattaaaatgaagaaggaggcaaagcgggaagagacaaaaaaaaaaacttacttggTTGACTGTGAAGACGATGGTCAATGCCGGTTCTTATCTTTGCGTTTTCGTTCGCTGGTGTTTTTCTATTGGTTTGCGTCTCCTTTGCTtctagttttatattttgtcgCCCTAGTTCTTGAGTTGAAGGAACGAAGACGATGGTGATTTCGGTTCTTAGTGGTCTTTGATTCTGCgtggttcttctttttttgcttgtttttttttcttgctctccCCTGGATTTCTACCTATGTTTCCTTCCCCCCGGGTTCTCTCAGTTTTCTCTTCGTCCCTTGGTTCATTCCCTTTTCTAGTTCTTCCCTGTCTTTTTTGCTCTCcggtctctctctctatattctCTAtctattctttcatttttgGTCCCCCCTACTCATCTTTCTCTGGCCTTTTATAAGGCCAGAGAGAGTGAAGTCGTTAATAGTCCTGCTCTTGCAGGACTGTTAATCGATCTAGAAATGGGATCATAGGCAGGAGACGTGGTCCGAGTTTGGTGCCATTTCTGCCCGTAAATGAAGCCGTTGACAGTCCTGCTCTTGCATGATTATTAATCGATCTAGAAAACAAGATCGTAGACAGGAGACGTGGTCCGATTTTGGTGTCATTTCTTCATGTTGAATCGGTCTTCAGGGTGAGGAGATGATGAACAGTGTGCGTtgaaaacgacatcgttttcaCCCGAAATGACTATTTTGAATTTGGCCTCTGAACTTTTGACATTTAACAATTGAGTCTCTAATTTCACTAATTAAAcaatttcaagttcaattaagtctcCATACatcccattcttttaatttttgaccaaattaactcccaaattataattcaatcctcaaacttcaaatttgtATTGTCTTAACCCagttctcaaatattttttattcattcattttttatcttattatttatttattttaaattcaaaaattaggttatgacaacccttaataaataaaacaaaataaccctATTTTTCTTAGCATCTCCTCTCAAAATATGGCAGCTACAAGCATCAAAAGTTTActaactagaaaacaaaagcaGGAAATAAAATGtgacttggtaaagaaatctacaATCTACAAAGAAGAataaacaaaaggcaaagtaatggtgtcaggcttgagatgatgacgagtaagatgagaATTGATCTTAATGTGCTTAgtttgttcatgaaaaaaatgagttgTCGGCAATCTAAATAGAACTCTGGTTTGTCATAATACATGAGAATGAGATGAGAAAAAGAAACTCTTATATCTGTAACTAACCAACGTAACTAAACAATCTCTTTGATAGTAGATGTCATAGCACGATATTCTGTTTTGGTTaaagattgagaaacaataaattgtttcttgctctttcaagaaataagagaatcacataaaaagatacagaaaccAGTAAAAGATTTGCGATATGTGGGATCACTgttgtcgcacgtgagcgacgtcgcggcgatcgtccacccacaaaaaatgtaatatgggggatatatatctggtcaatgtggggagacaaggaattcgttgtctcttagtagtgaaaaa
It encodes:
- the LOC7454525 gene encoding N6-adenosine-methyltransferase non-catalytic subunit MTB; translation: MESPPERSSRSYAKRDAEDSSDVKSDRGGDDDEWDGSDKRKHRSTKSRKSTSGDDAEGFDGSGRRRSSTGDRSDSRKRGGGCSSAVSIKAGSDEDDYETRKDTRSKQLKKKQDESSLEKLSSWYQDGELDNKQGGGDKSVSKGHVQPDESERRKLTSKISKHEGSRTAIKSKEERSYDGENEKALDRDTRYSERKDSSREKGHSSAEAGKNSRRRGDESDSNRKAEETLSEKPGPRSGKVSDSKYESKERSARNEPSESKSRGLDSNSEKGVKTSNRDDRRVEAEREKYKSKGRSETAEEDNRASPLTREDRSGRETIEKHREQRTPTRRDVAESHERSSNAEEDGNTWTRDKGAREVGRSNRSKTPERGIRRHQDLQQSEIEYERNVDMRRKDQEKDGYRDDRSKGRDDSWNDRNRDRESSKENWKRRQSSGNDREPKDGDIAYDRSKDWEPRHGRERNDNERPHGRSRGEAVKTSSNFGISNDNYDVIEVPLDHGRPESRSNFARRIEANQQSDGRSAPNTEEWAYMQDERARRNDSPFVGDSKEKYMDDDAPMRDPSSWRDDIEYHGGKGRGQKGAMPSHGGGGQSSSSGSQPPYGNQDSGSFGRGPLQGLKGSRVGRGGRVRPAGRDNQQVGLPLPLMGSPFGHLGMPHPGALQPLAPSMSPAPGPPISPGVFIPPFSPPVVWAGARGVEMNMLGVPPVLSAVPPGPAAPRFSPNMGTPPSNPAIFFNQAGPGRGVPPSISGPGFNASGPVGRGTPPDKSAGGWVPPRNNGPPGKAPSRGEQNDYSQNFVDTGMRPQNFIRELELTSVVEDYPKLRELIQKKDEIVAKSASPPMYMKCDLHEFELSPEFFGTKFDVILVDPPWEEYVHRAPGVADHMEYWTYEEILNLKIEAIADTPSFIFLWVGDGVGLEQGRQCLKKWGFRRCEDICWVKTNKSNATPGLRHDSHTLFQHSKEHCLMGIRGTVRRSTDGHIIHANIDTDVIIAEEPPYGSTQKPEDMYRIIEHFSLGRRRLELFGEDHNIRSGWLTVGKGLSSSNFNSEAYIKNFSDKDGKVWQGGGGRNPPAEAPHLVVTTPDIEALRPKSPMKNQQQQQQSVSISLTTANSSNRRPAGNYSPQNPSTFGLNQEATSSNPSTPAPWASSPMEGYRGREGGNMPSEDKVFDVYGYNGQANADYLDFESHRPMNLL